The genome window CGCGAAACCGCGGGAACGCCTCCTTTTCAAGAATGATGACGGAGCGCCCGGCCTGCGCAAGGATCGACCCGGCGACGCTGCCGGCGGGGCCGCCCCCGATGATCGCGACGTCAAAAGTGGCCTGCATGGATGTCAACTGGTCAAACCCCAAAATAACCCCGGTGTTCCGGTCGAGCTTTGGTTTCCGCCCGGATTCAGGATTTATTTTTTTTAATCCGAGGTATGCAGGCTAGGCAAGTGTACGGTTGGCGGCGGCGAGGAAGGGCGGCAAATCGTCCACGAGCCGGCCGAACAACTCAAAATCGACTTGCTGCTGGCCGTCGCTGAGGGCTTCGGCGGGGCGCGGGTGAACCTCGATGAGTAAGCCGTCCGCCCCCATGGCCACAGCGCCCCGGCACAGAATCGCGACAAGATCGGCGCGGCCGCACCCCTGGCTCGGGTCCACGATGACCGGGAGATGCGATTCCTTTTTCGCGATGGCGACGGCCGAGAGGTCGAGGGTGTTACGGGTGTAGGTCTCGAAGGTGCGGATGCCGCGTTCGCACAGCAACACGTTCGGGTTGCCGTTGGCCAGCAGGTATTCCGCGGCGAGAAGCCATTCCTCAATCCGTTCACTCATGCCGCGTTTCAACAGCACGGGTTTGCGCGAGCGGGCGCATTCGATCAGGAGTTGGTAATTCTGGGCATTCCGGGCGCCGATTTGCAGGATATCCGCCGTATCGCCGACGAGTTCGACGTCACGCTCGCTCAGAACCTCGGTGATGATCTTCAATCCGGTTTCCCGGCGTGCGAGGTCGAGGAGGCGAAGACCTTCTTTGCCCAAACCCTGAAATTCATAAGGCGAAGTACGGGGTTTGTACGCCCCGCCCCGGAGGATCTGTGCCCCGCGCGCCTTGACCGCCCGGGCCGTGGTCAAG of Verrucomicrobiota bacterium contains these proteins:
- the aroF gene encoding 3-deoxy-7-phosphoheptulonate synthase, which produces MIVILKPKTPKDQIEEVIDEVAKLGYKPHPIYGELQTVVAAIGDERTHHTLESLIVLPQVERVMPVQKRYKLASRESQDGDTVVDVGGVRIGNGHFALMAGPCSVESEEQLLTTARAVKARGAQILRGGAYKPRTSPYEFQGLGKEGLRLLDLARRETGLKIITEVLSERDVELVGDTADILQIGARNAQNYQLLIECARSRKPVLLKRGMSERIEEWLLAAEYLLANGNPNVLLCERGIRTFETYTRNTLDLSAVAIAKKESHLPVIVDPSQGCGRADLVAILCRGAVAMGADGLLIEVHPRPAEALSDGQQQVDFELFGRLVDDLPPFLAAANRTLA